In a genomic window of Chrysemys picta bellii isolate R12L10 chromosome 1, ASM1138683v2, whole genome shotgun sequence:
- the CEP57 gene encoding centrosomal protein of 57 kDa isoform X1, giving the protein MAAAGDPQHMGTLRGSCKSTSVTDGLSAASFVDYPKYKPFINSDLQRSPEKPVIPYPESNSRAIFSALKNLQEKIRRLELERIQAEENVKHLSKETSDYKKVLNEQIQQREHSKTEVSKQNQELSSQLAAAESRCRLLEKQLEYMRNMIKHAENEKTSVLEKQVTLERDRLLDQSHVQSKLEKLDLLEQEYTKLTAMQSLAEKKMKELEQKLQEEEHARKLVQEKAAELQTGLETNRLLLRAGTPSVPPKPRKTKKKAKQPDKKRPLTRHFHAQPHYRLCLGDVPFVAGKSTSPSHSVGANVQHVLHLMKQHSKALCNDRVISDVPPPKPTGNASHTSKGRKSSLSTGSSASQEELSEVLLTLQDEFGQMSFDHQQLAKLIHETPTVGLREDLERELEALVRRMEAKADQISKVRKHRTRLEKLKKECKSKKSRAEETRDCRSGVSEVKVTTTVTTRGKDAGPIKVKPGEKSRKNLQLLRDMQSIQTSLQKDDVSWDY; this is encoded by the exons gGTACTCTACGTGGAAGTTGTAAATCTACATCAGTCACAGATGGACTCTCTGCAGCGTCATTTGTAGATTATCCGAAATACAAACCCTTCATTAATTCTGATTTGCAGCGCTCCCCTGAGAAACCAGTAATTCCATATCCAGAAAGTAACAGCAGAG CAATATTTTCTGCTCTGAAGAATCTTCAGGAGAAAATTCGCCGACTAGAGCTGGAACGGATTCAGGCAGAGGAGAATGTGAAACACCTGAGTAAAGAAACATCTGACTATAAGAAAGTGCTAAATGAGCAAATACAACAGAGGGAGCACTCCAAGACGGAGGTATCCAAGCAAAATCAAG AACTGTCTTCTCAGCTGGCAGCTGCTGAATCTCGTTGCAGGCTTTTAGAGAAGCAGCTGGAATATATGAGGAATATGATAAAGCATGCAGAAAATGAAAAGACAAGTGTCTTGGAAAAACAG GTCACTTTAGAGAGAGACCGACTTCTAGATCAATCTCATGTTCAATCTAAATTGGAAAAGCTGGATTTGCTGGAACAAGAATACACCAAACTAACTGCAATGCAGTCTCTAGCAGAG aaaaaaatgaaagaactGGAACAGAAGCTCCAAGAGGAGGAACATGCAAGGAAGCTTGTGCAGGAGAAGGCAGCTGAG CTTCAGACAGGACTGGAGACTAACCGACTCCTGTTGCGGGCAGGAACGCCATCAGTTCCCCCAAAGCCaaggaaaacaaagaagaaaGCCAAGCAGCCAGACAAG aAACGCCCTCTTACGAGACATTTCCATGCACAGCCCCACTACAGGCTGTGTCTGGGTGATGTGCCATTTGTCGCTGGAAAG TCTACTAGTCCCAGCCATTCTGTTGGAGCCAATGTACAACATGTGTTGCATCTAATGAAACAACACTCTAAAGCTCTGTGTAACGATCGTGTGATCAGTGATGTTCCACCACCTAAGCCGACTGGCAACGCATCTCACACCAGCAAAGGCAGAAAGTCCTCTCTCTCGACAGGCTCCTCTGCATCCCAGGAAGAGCTTTCTGAAGTGTTGCTGACTTTGCAGGATGAATTTGGGCAGATGAGTTT TGATCACCAGCAGCTAGCAAAGCTAATCCACGAAACACCAACTGTTGGCCTGAGGGAAGACCTGGAGCGGGAACTTGAGGCATTGGTGAGAAGAATGGAGGCAAAGGCAGACCAAATAAGTAAAGTCCGGAAACATCGGACACGG CTAGAGAAACTCAAGAAAGAATGTAAGTCCAAAAAGTCTCGTGCTGAAGAAACACGAGACTGCCGGAGTGGAGTTAGTGAAGTGAAAGTAACAACCACCGTGACAACCAGGGGAAAGGATGCTGGCCCCATCAAAGTGAAACCTGGAGAGAAAAGCCGGAAAAACCTTCAATTGTTGCGGGACATGCAGAGTATACAGACTTCCCTTCAGAAAGATGACGTCAGCTGGGACTACTGA
- the CEP57 gene encoding centrosomal protein of 57 kDa isoform X2: protein MAAAGDPQHMGTLRGSCKSTSVTDGLSAASFVDYPKYKPFINSDLQRSPEKPVIPYPESNSRAIFSALKNLQEKIRRLELERIQAEENVKHLSKETSDYKKVLNEQIQQREHSKTEVSKQNQELSSQLAAAESRCRLLEKQLEYMRNMIKHAENEKTSVLEKQVTLERDRLLDQSHVQSKLEKLDLLEQEYTKLTAMQSLAEKKMKELEQKLQEEEHARKLVQEKAAELQTGLETNRLLLRAGTPSVPPKPRKTKKKAKQPDKSTSPSHSVGANVQHVLHLMKQHSKALCNDRVISDVPPPKPTGNASHTSKGRKSSLSTGSSASQEELSEVLLTLQDEFGQMSFDHQQLAKLIHETPTVGLREDLERELEALVRRMEAKADQISKVRKHRTRLEKLKKECKSKKSRAEETRDCRSGVSEVKVTTTVTTRGKDAGPIKVKPGEKSRKNLQLLRDMQSIQTSLQKDDVSWDY, encoded by the exons gGTACTCTACGTGGAAGTTGTAAATCTACATCAGTCACAGATGGACTCTCTGCAGCGTCATTTGTAGATTATCCGAAATACAAACCCTTCATTAATTCTGATTTGCAGCGCTCCCCTGAGAAACCAGTAATTCCATATCCAGAAAGTAACAGCAGAG CAATATTTTCTGCTCTGAAGAATCTTCAGGAGAAAATTCGCCGACTAGAGCTGGAACGGATTCAGGCAGAGGAGAATGTGAAACACCTGAGTAAAGAAACATCTGACTATAAGAAAGTGCTAAATGAGCAAATACAACAGAGGGAGCACTCCAAGACGGAGGTATCCAAGCAAAATCAAG AACTGTCTTCTCAGCTGGCAGCTGCTGAATCTCGTTGCAGGCTTTTAGAGAAGCAGCTGGAATATATGAGGAATATGATAAAGCATGCAGAAAATGAAAAGACAAGTGTCTTGGAAAAACAG GTCACTTTAGAGAGAGACCGACTTCTAGATCAATCTCATGTTCAATCTAAATTGGAAAAGCTGGATTTGCTGGAACAAGAATACACCAAACTAACTGCAATGCAGTCTCTAGCAGAG aaaaaaatgaaagaactGGAACAGAAGCTCCAAGAGGAGGAACATGCAAGGAAGCTTGTGCAGGAGAAGGCAGCTGAG CTTCAGACAGGACTGGAGACTAACCGACTCCTGTTGCGGGCAGGAACGCCATCAGTTCCCCCAAAGCCaaggaaaacaaagaagaaaGCCAAGCAGCCAGACAAG TCTACTAGTCCCAGCCATTCTGTTGGAGCCAATGTACAACATGTGTTGCATCTAATGAAACAACACTCTAAAGCTCTGTGTAACGATCGTGTGATCAGTGATGTTCCACCACCTAAGCCGACTGGCAACGCATCTCACACCAGCAAAGGCAGAAAGTCCTCTCTCTCGACAGGCTCCTCTGCATCCCAGGAAGAGCTTTCTGAAGTGTTGCTGACTTTGCAGGATGAATTTGGGCAGATGAGTTT TGATCACCAGCAGCTAGCAAAGCTAATCCACGAAACACCAACTGTTGGCCTGAGGGAAGACCTGGAGCGGGAACTTGAGGCATTGGTGAGAAGAATGGAGGCAAAGGCAGACCAAATAAGTAAAGTCCGGAAACATCGGACACGG CTAGAGAAACTCAAGAAAGAATGTAAGTCCAAAAAGTCTCGTGCTGAAGAAACACGAGACTGCCGGAGTGGAGTTAGTGAAGTGAAAGTAACAACCACCGTGACAACCAGGGGAAAGGATGCTGGCCCCATCAAAGTGAAACCTGGAGAGAAAAGCCGGAAAAACCTTCAATTGTTGCGGGACATGCAGAGTATACAGACTTCCCTTCAGAAAGATGACGTCAGCTGGGACTACTGA